The following coding sequences are from one Dromaius novaehollandiae isolate bDroNov1 chromosome 24, bDroNov1.hap1, whole genome shotgun sequence window:
- the C24H1orf159 gene encoding uncharacterized protein C1orf159 homolog isoform X1: MEVPYVLLLTKLVAEVASKSTESSVSEKECCVDMWDTNSSCPVTNQCSPGCYRRWNEDGSSSCIKCKNETLAVASVYNLTDCRNTGIRGMNFQMNISTVTPFIQNIGGPEVAASLIVGTFFISLFLILSVASFFYLKRANKLPNVFYRRNKASVLQPSETASMIPPPASSVRKPRYVRRERSLVTSASSAMISSAETRVSNV, from the exons ATGGAGGTGCCATATGTCCTTCTCTTAACTAAACTTGTAGCAGAAGTTGCCAGCAAATCTACTGAAAGTTCG GTTTCAGAGAAAGAATGTTGTGTGGATATGTGGGATACAAACAGTTCCTGTCCAGTAACCAACCAGTGCAGTCCAG GTTGTTACAGGCGATGGAATGAGGATGGCAGTAGTAGCTGCattaaatgcaaaaatgaaacCCTTGCTGTTGCATCTGTTTACAATCTGACTGATTGCAGAAATA CTGGTATCAGAGGAATGAATTTCCAAATGAATATAAGCACTGTAACTCCCTTCATACAGAACATAG GGGGCCCAGAAGTGGCAGCCTCTCTTATTGTGGGAACATTTTTCATCAGTTTATTCCTGATTCTGTCTGTTGCTTCATTCTTCTACCTCAAACGTGCCAATAAACTTCCTAACGTTTTCTACAGAAGAAACAAAG caTCTGTTCTCCAGCCTAGTGAAACA GCATCCATGATACCTCCGCCTGCTTCTTCAG TTCGGAAGCCGCGATATGTCAGACGAGAACGGTCGCTAGTGACATCTGCATCTTCTGCTATGATCTCTTCTGCAGAAACAAGGGTCAGCAATGTTTAG
- the C24H1orf159 gene encoding uncharacterized protein C1orf159 homolog isoform X2, with translation MEVPYVLLLTKLVAEVASKSTESSVSEKECCVDMWDTNSSCPVTNQCSPGCYRRWNEDGSSSCIKCKNETLAVASVYNLTDCRNTGIRGMNFQMNISTVTPFIQNIGGPEVAASLIVGTFFISLFLILSVASFFYLKRANKLPNVFYRRNKGIHDTSACFFSSEAAICQTRTVASDICIFCYDLFCRNKGQQCLAFILN, from the exons ATGGAGGTGCCATATGTCCTTCTCTTAACTAAACTTGTAGCAGAAGTTGCCAGCAAATCTACTGAAAGTTCG GTTTCAGAGAAAGAATGTTGTGTGGATATGTGGGATACAAACAGTTCCTGTCCAGTAACCAACCAGTGCAGTCCAG GTTGTTACAGGCGATGGAATGAGGATGGCAGTAGTAGCTGCattaaatgcaaaaatgaaacCCTTGCTGTTGCATCTGTTTACAATCTGACTGATTGCAGAAATA CTGGTATCAGAGGAATGAATTTCCAAATGAATATAAGCACTGTAACTCCCTTCATACAGAACATAG GGGGCCCAGAAGTGGCAGCCTCTCTTATTGTGGGAACATTTTTCATCAGTTTATTCCTGATTCTGTCTGTTGCTTCATTCTTCTACCTCAAACGTGCCAATAAACTTCCTAACGTTTTCTACAGAAGAAACAAAG GCATCCATGATACCTCCGCCTGCTTCTTCAG TTCGGAAGCCGCGATATGTCAGACGAGAACGGTCGCTAGTGACATCTGCATCTTCTGCTATGATCTCTTCTGCAGAAACAAGGGTCAGCAATGTTTAGCCTTCATTCTTAACTGA
- the C24H1orf159 gene encoding uncharacterized protein C1orf159 homolog isoform X3 yields MWDTNSSCPVTNQCSPGCYRRWNEDGSSSCIKCKNETLAVASVYNLTDCRNTGIRGMNFQMNISTVTPFIQNIGGPEVAASLIVGTFFISLFLILSVASFFYLKRANKLPNVFYRRNKASVLQPSETASMIPPPASSVRKPRYVRRERSLVTSASSAMISSAETRVSNV; encoded by the exons ATGTGGGATACAAACAGTTCCTGTCCAGTAACCAACCAGTGCAGTCCAG GTTGTTACAGGCGATGGAATGAGGATGGCAGTAGTAGCTGCattaaatgcaaaaatgaaacCCTTGCTGTTGCATCTGTTTACAATCTGACTGATTGCAGAAATA CTGGTATCAGAGGAATGAATTTCCAAATGAATATAAGCACTGTAACTCCCTTCATACAGAACATAG GGGGCCCAGAAGTGGCAGCCTCTCTTATTGTGGGAACATTTTTCATCAGTTTATTCCTGATTCTGTCTGTTGCTTCATTCTTCTACCTCAAACGTGCCAATAAACTTCCTAACGTTTTCTACAGAAGAAACAAAG caTCTGTTCTCCAGCCTAGTGAAACA GCATCCATGATACCTCCGCCTGCTTCTTCAG TTCGGAAGCCGCGATATGTCAGACGAGAACGGTCGCTAGTGACATCTGCATCTTCTGCTATGATCTCTTCTGCAGAAACAAGGGTCAGCAATGTTTAG